Genomic window (Gasterosteus aculeatus chromosome 13, fGasAcu3.hap1.1, whole genome shotgun sequence):
AACAAAGGGTGCCACCTTGTTGGCTACTTCTCCAAGGTAATGGATTGCTCCCGAACACATCCGTGTGCTGCATTGTGCAGGGCCTCTCTCTCATTTTTAAGGACCGCGTGCCTCTATGAATTACAACCCGCAAAACATGGGGGGGAACGtgattcaaatgcaattgaaaCGCATTGGATCACTCCACACAGGTGCATTCCTGCAAATATACAAAATGTGTCCAAGACGCACACTGGGTGCCGTGAGCTCCATTGCCCCTCCGTAGCGGTCGCAGGTGCTCCCATTAACACGCCGCCTCGCTGCCAAAACACAGCAGCCAGCGTGCGGACGCGGCGCCATCAACACCCTGCCGCACACCCACACAGGCCTCCGCTGTGGTGTAGTTCCCCCCCATACATATATTTGTTTTCTAATTGTGGAATGTGTCTGCTTTCGTTCCCTCGTCTCCAGGAGAAGCACTGTCAACAGAAATACAACGTGTCATGCATCATGATTCTTCCACAGTACCAGCGCCGGGGCTACGGGCGCTTTCTCATCGACTTCAGTAAGGACTCAAAACGCACGCCAAGTTACACCACAACAATAACTGGGAAACGCATCTGTTGATACACAAAGTGAATAACTGAATAAATTGATTAAAAACTAAATGTCCTGGGTCTCTCCCTACAGGCTACTTATTGTCCAAGCGCGAGGGCCAGCCCGGATCTCCAGAGAAGCCTCTGTCCGACCTGGGTCGACTATCCTACATGGCGTACTGGCGCAGCGTGGTGCTGGAGTGTCTCCATGACGTCCGCGACCGACAGATCACCATACGACAGCTGAGCAAACTGACCGGGATCTGCCCGCAGGACATCACCACCTCCCTGCACAGTCTCAACATGCTGGATCAGCGAGGAGAAAGGTGACAGAAACGCCGCGTGTTATTTAGAACCGCATGGAATGGGCCAGTGATTCACACCATaggtgcagagaggaaagttCATGCCGATTGCAGAGTAATCaaaagattatttatttttcatatattcTATCTTCTGCAGCAGCACACTATATAACTCACTATTTTGCTGTGAGAAAAGGAAGAACGATCTGATCGCCAAACAGTTTCCAGTCACAAAGTATTAAAGGCTCTTGTAACTAATCCAGAGGAAACAGACTATGGCTTGTAGCCAGGTTCCACCTCGCATGTAAACAAAGCAAGTACAGTTTGAAGTACACTCTAGTAGGATCATTGCTCACAGTGACCATATAAATACAATCTGATGTATTTTATATTCCACTGACTTTCAACGTGGGCTGCAGCAAGGTACCTATCCTCCTAACTACTTGACACAGGCTAAAACTTCAATTAGAAACCCTGGTAACTAAATACAGTTCTAATTACAATGGCGTGATAGTCTGGATCTGGGCCCACTTTGTTCTGCCGGTAACATTGACCCTCTCCTGAGACATTTGACACTTATATTAAATTTCAGCAACAGTATAATAGAAAGGCAAGCACAGTTGGTCAGTTGTTTAAGTGTAATCTGCTAAGTGTACTTCAGTGATTAATGTACTGGTGATTTGAACCTAGATACAAGTCtgtggcagcagcagagaacCTTTGGCAAATGGCAATATTATAAAGCTTTGGATTAAATAATCATGTAAATGGACCCAGTCACCCTTTACATgcgtatacacacatacaatacCCAATGGTCGTTGCATTCAAAAGAGAAACCACAGGTGGGaatgcacacatgtgcacacagaccGATTCTCCTCATCTCCTAATGCTGGCATGTAAaagacttgtttgtttgtgctttggtCAGGCTGGTCCTGGTGCGTAGGGAGAAGCTGGTGTCCAACCACATGACTCGTCTCAAGGCCCGGCCCCGGCAGCTGGACGTCGACCCGGAGTGTCTCCGCTGGGCCCCCGTCATCGTAACCAACACTGTGGTCTCTGATGGCgacgatgacgaggaggaggaggatgacgaaCCAGAGGAACACATCCGCAAGGAGGTAAATACGTTTAATTTGTGTAGGACGACAGATTGACGTCAACGGTAAACTATTATTGATTGATTACGTTGCCTGTTCGTAGATCAAACCAAGTCACAAGGTCCCAGCCATGTCCTGGCACCAGCGGCAGGGGAAgaagagggatgaggaggaggacgaggatgacgaggaagaagaggaaagaaagtGCTTCCTGGGGTTTCCCATGAACCAAAGTTCCCCGGCTTCCACTCCCATTCGCTGTCCACCCCCTGCCCCGGAGCCACCGCGCCCGCCTCCCCCGACAAATGGGGAACGCAGGCCGCGGGGGCGCCCACCCAAAAACTGGCCCTGGGGCAAGGTGAAAGACAGCGCGCGGGTCGGGCGGCCACCTAAGATCCGACCGGCGGGGGACGAGGATGACAAAGGCAACAGGAGAACGGAGGGAGGAAAAACCATAGGCTCCGCCACTGGCCCCCCATCCCTTTTCTCCATGGACAGACGAGCAGAATCCACGACCTTTCACTCACTGGACATGGGCAGACACCCCTCCATAGTTCCCTCACGAAGAGGGCGGCCCCCGAGAAAAAAGAGAGGCCCCAATCCCAGGTTGATGGACGGGGCCGGGGTGGGGCTGGCCCAGCTACCTATGGTTTCCAGGTTGACTGAGTCGCTTCCCATCCGGAAGAGCTGCTTCAGTGAAagcagtgaagaagaagaggaggaggatgacgatgatgaagatgacgatGAGAGGAGGGCGGGCTCCCCACCCGTCCTCACCAAGCCTGCCTTGGGGCTCAAATGCAAGGTAAGAAACCGCTCTCAggaatcaatcaattaatcaagTCAGAAAACGCATAATAACCTTCCCTATTTGTATCCAGAAGCCGCTGAGGAAGCGGCACTTTCGTCAGCGCAGCCATCCTCACAGCAGCGTGGTGACCGAGACGATCTCCGAAACCACCGAGGTGTTGGACGAGCCTTTCGTCGACTCCGACTCGGAGAGGCCCATGCcccggctggaggaggagacgcccCTGGGACACCCACTGCACCGCTACCCACCAGCCCGCTCTGCCATGAGGCTGTCTGACCCTGCACCTAAAAGGACCCGgcactccaacctcaccgactCTGAGGAAGACGGTGAGCCAAAGGCCCAACTTTGCATTACTTTGTGCGGATTGGTTTCTTTATCTTAACACTTATCTCCTTGCCCCCCCTttaccccacctcctcctctcagagCGAACACCTTTGCTGAAGCCCGTGGCAGCTCCGCCAGCAGCTCCATCAGGGACCCAGGCGGACAACCTTGAGGTCCcagtcaagaagaagaaaggctgGCCCAAGGGAAAGAGCCGCAAACCCCTGCACTGGAAGAAACGAGGCCCCGGGAGACCACCCGGCAGCAGAGCAGCTGCCGACCGCCGGGCCCAAGGTGGGGATCCGCCACCCCCCAAAATCAAGATGAAGCCCGGCCGCAAGCCCCGGGGCTGGCACGAGCAGCGGGCCcgggaggaggccgagaggcAAAGGCTGGCGGGGCAGCAGGTGGACAAAGGTCTCCAGCCGCTCCAGACAGACGACCGCAGCAGCAAGCGGGTCTGCCGGACCACCACCGACCGAGACGCCAAGCCCAAGGACtccgaggaggacgacgactaTCGGCCCAAACCTGTCGAGCAGAAGCTGCCCAAAAGGCCGAGAGGGAGACCGCCTAAGAACCGCGCCCTCCGGCCCCCACCACAGCCTGCCCCTAAACCTCCTCCTGCCTCcgagccagaggaggaggaggaggaggaagaggaggctgtaAAGGCCTGGAAGGAGGACAAACCCGGCCGTCCACCACCCCGCGCCCTGCTGTCCCCCTCGTCCTTGTCGGGGCCCCGCCCCCCACAGTCCCGGCCTCAGGAGACAGATATGGGTAACAGGGAAGAGGACGATGATgacgaggagagggaggaagaggaatgcGGCAGAGTGGTCAGCGGCGGCGGAACCGTCAACAGGCGAGCATCCGTTCCACCGGGTTCAGGAAGCAGGCGCAGCGAAGACCACGACGCAGACGACGAGGGGGACGGACACTTGGAGGACAAGAgcaacggcagcagcagcatcaacaacaacaacaacaacaacagtaagaAGAGAAAAGGTCAGGACTcggaagaagatgatgatgacgacgacgacgaagacgaggaagaggaggagcccacCTCCCGTGCGAGCTCTCCTCCGGTCAAAGAGGAACCCCAAGTTGGAGAGGCTTTTTTAGACATGGAGAACAGCGTGACCCGAGACGTCagcaagcaggaggaggaggaggaagaggaggaggaggaagaagaggaggaggaggctgaggaggagacAACGACGACAACGCAGGAGGCCAAGTGTCGGCCCCCCTCGGCCGACCCCcggcaggaggagaggcggcGCCGCGAGCAGGaggagtcggcggcggcggctgcggcgGTGGAAACGGTCACGGGTCCCTCTGAGCCAATGGAGCTCCAGTCGCTGCACCCGGACGACAAGGACGTCACGCTGTTGATGGAACCGCAGCACCCGCATCCACACTCCCACCCCAGCCAGCATCCCGACTTCAAAGAGGAGCTGGGCCACCACCACCCGCACCACTCCCATCACCACTCCAACGAGCTGGACCTGGAGACCATGCAGGCCGTCCAGTCCCTGACCCAGGGGGAGGCCCAGGACGAGGAGGCCGAGCCCCAGCCACACCACGGCGCCTACCAGGACTGCGAGGAGACCCTGGCCGCCTGCCGCACCCTGCAGAGCTACAGCCACGCGGGGGAGGCCGAGGACGAGGCGCTGGCCTTGGTGGAGGAGTGTGGCGCCTCGCAGCACAGCAGCCCCCTTCCTAATCCCACAGTGCCGCCTCTCCCCAGCCAATCGGTGCGCTCGGTGAACAGTCCGGGGCTGCCCTCGGGCATCATGGACACGACGGCTGCGGGGCAGAGGGGAGGCACGCCTGGCCCTACTGGGGCAGCGGGAAGTGGTGGAGGAACCGGCGGGGGCTACACCCAGATCACGCCGGAACACCCCAGCTCGCTGTCCGCCCCGTCGCAGCAGAACATGGAGACGTCGCCCATGATGGACGTGCCGTCCGTGTCTGACCACTCGCAGCAGGTGGTGGACAGCGGCTTCAGTGACCTCGGCAGCATAGAGAGCACTACAGAGAACTACGACAACCCCAGCAGCTACGACTCTACCATGGGCGGAGGTGGGGGGACCGGGAACAGAGGGGGAGACCACGCGGGGGCGACCacggcctcttcctcctcctcgagcTCGGCCACCCCGTCGTCCTCGCAGTCCAACAGCTGCTCTTTTGTGCCGGCCCCCAGCCTCACGTCCTCGGCGGGAATGGGCAGCTGCAGCCTCATCCAGCAAACGGGGCCCAACAGCGGACCGGGTGCCAGTAATGTAGGCAGCGCTGTGGCccagccccccccaccgccgccgccatccAACACCCCCGGCTGTGGCATTAAGTCTCCTCAGAGCTGTGTGGTGATCGAGAGGCCTCCCAGCAccaacctgcagcagcagcagtcccaaaaaaaggtttctcaGCAGCAACAAGCCCCTAATCCTCCCCAATcggcacaacaacaacagcagcaacaacaacaacaacaacaacagcaacaacaacaacagcagcagcagcaacaacaacaacaacggcagcagcagcaggccctgTCCCAGTGTAGCATGGGTAACGGCTTCGCCTCCACACCCATGATAATGGAGATCCCCgagagtggaggagggggccgCCACATGTACGACCGCATGGGTCCAGACTTTGGCACGGGGGGCTACCCTCAGCCCTCGGCGACCTTCAGCCTGGCAAAGCTCCAGCAGCTCACCAACACCATCATGGAACCCCACGCCATGCCCTACTCTCCATCGGCCTCGGTCGCCTCCTACGCCACCAGCGTTTCCCTCTCCAACCCCGGGCTGGCCCCTTCACCCCACACCTCCCTCGCTCAGGGCCAGCCCACCATGACCCCGCCCAACCTCAGCTCCGGCTCCATGAATCTGGGCTCCCTGCAGCTCCAGTGCAACATGCCCACCGCCAACATCGGCCTGGGACCCCCGCCGCACACCAAGCGGCTACAGGGCCAGATGGCTACAGTCCAAAGCCATATCGCCATCCGGTCCAAAGCCACGCAGCAGCTGGCCCCGGCGccgcaccagcagcagctctacGGCCGCAGCTCGGGGGCCGTGTCCATGCAGGGCACGTCGCGCACCCTGGCCGTGCAGCGCGGCATGATGCCCAACCTCATGCCCACGCCGGCGTCGTACAATTCCATGAACATGGCCCCCCTCAATGCCATGTCAGCCGGTTACAGAATGCCCCAGCCCATGATGAACAGTGGTTACCACGGCAATCCCCCGTACATGAATCAGCCGGCTCAGTACCCCATGCAGATGCAGATGGGCATGATGGGAGGGCAGGGTTACCCGCAGCAGGCTATGCAGCccaatcaccatggcaacatgaTGTACACCGGCCCCTCCCATCACAGCTACACCGGCGTCCCGAAACAGTCACCTTACATGAGCAGATGAGCAGCCAATTAAAAACCGAGAAAGGAGCCACGAGGCCGGAGCTGATTCTCGCGGTCCTCTGAATgtccactacccccccccccccccccgatcaccCTCACCGGCGCCACGGCGGGCGCCAGGGGGTCGGAGACGGAAAGGGTCTTTGGGtttcctgtttttctgtgttgtcattttgtccctccctttttttttatttaatttttgaaACTGGGCCTTGTTTCCCTTCCCGCCCGCCCAGCTGGTTGTGTACGGGAACAAGCGGGCCGCCGGGTCGGGGGGCGTGTACTTGGACCTCTGCCGTGCTGATCCGGGCCAGGCCTGCACGGCCCTCTGTAATGTGAtgattattcctttttttttcaacacgGGTCCAGGAGGCTCCTCGTCCTcacgagagggagaggaggggacaggAAGGAGGACGAAGACACACAGAGATGGACGATACGGGAGCAGCTCGCTTTCGCTTTACTGCGAACGAAAAGCAGCGGTTAGCTGAATATATTCAACCATGCACACAATCTTTTAATTGACATAGGAAGCCTTACCTTGAAAAAAGAGACGATGAAACCATTGGGGGCAGactatttttttgttaaacatAATGTTGGatcttatttttgttgttgttatcgtTTTGAGATACTCGTGTGCACTCCGACCTCTTATATGCTTTGGTCTTTATATGTGCGGCCTTCTGATCCGGTGAAGCGCCCTCTCGCTCGCTCAGAAATACCCAGACATCCCTGTGGCTTTACACTCCGTtccagaggagcagaagggtgtgtgtgtgtggggggggggggggggggcagtgtgtgtCTTCCCGAAGGGACGTCGTACCAAAAACAGCAAAGACACGGGAGGGACAAGCTGTCTATTCAATGTCCATAAACAAAACAagtagcattattattatttttttttcccagtttgCCACCACTCCGAAAAACCGTTTTAGATGTAAATATTCTGGTACTTCCCGATATcgagcgcacacgcacacacacacgcacacatacacacacacagacgccggCTAGCTGTCGCCCAACGGCAGCTCGCGGCGGAAAGAACAACGCTACGCTGCTCTTGTCCACACTCCACTGACGGACGGTCAgccattttttcatatttttttcccgctctttttttttctattattgCAGTTTGGGGAATGCCGAACAAACGGTGCCATTTCCATCTAACTGCTATAGCAGACCCCTCTTCAGTGTTAGCGGCCGAAACCGGTCCAGGAGTCGGACTTTGAACGGGGTATTCTGTCATGACTGTATTTCAtcccttttttgtattttttttttttttccctgcaaaATTCTGCACTTCCAATTGGCTAGAGAATATGGCGGTAGACAGTTATCCTTTGTAAAAGGTGCGCCTGAATGCCTGATCTAGCGCTCACATGAAAAGAGGGTGGGGAGGGCGGTGGCAGAGGCGGTTCCGGCGGTGGACCTCGTTGCTCCGCGTACCAGTATTCAAAGTCAAAAGAGGAGTTTTCATTTTCTTACAGACCCGACATTGCATACTttagttgtgtgtattgttctgttctgtacttgcattgtttttttctttctgaattttatCAGACTGGGCAGCTTTCTTTTATGACACGAGCTGACTCTTTTTGACTTTAGAAAAGCTATTgtagagaaaatgttttttctataATATAAAAGGAAACTCTGACATTGATATTGGTACTGTCATTTTTTTCACTTCtgtttcaggaaaaaaaaaacaatacatattttttagcTCGCCTCTTGGGTAATGATTACTAAGAaattcaaaatttaaaaaaattaccaCTCACTTTTAGTGACTTTAAGATGCCTTTAACCTCTCCATTCCATCTCATCTCTAGAGTTTTTCTATCTTTGTGTAGTTATATTAAtgctattttaaacaaaaaggactCCAAATATCTAAAGGTCACTTggcattctttttctttttttacttgtgtgtgtataGGAAGACTTCCTTACATTTAAGAGGCATGTAAAAAGGAGCTCAGTATATTTCTGTCTGTTTATATCGCTTCCCTTTTTGTATCCTTTGTAATTGTACATGTTGCGTTGTATGCTAAGAGAGCGCAGAATAAAGAGGAGGGACGGCTGGGCACacagtgatggatggattgCGCTCAGCGGCCTCGGCTCTCTACTCTTTCCCTGTATGTATTtccatttattctgttttttttttgtttctttcttagCAAGTACTTTCAAAGAACTCTGTACATTTtaacataaaatgaaaataaattatgttGAGCCATTCATGTTTTCCTTGCGCTTTTTAAGCTTTAATCTGAATAGGTTTTTTTCAGGGCCTTCACCTCCGGCCGCTACTTTCAGATttactccaaaaaaacaaatggagctTTTGATTAGttttagaatttattttataGTACAAGAAATGAGTTTTTCACGATAAATACAGGACAAATGATGAAGTAGAAGTAGTCCTGCAAaaccaaatgtttttaaatttaaacGTATTTCTAACTTCAAACTGACTTTTGCTCATGTGTTTCATCAGAGCTGCATGCGTGTGGTTTGATCACTTTTGAGTGACCGCGTTGACAATCAAGCAAACAACCCGACTATCattggctcacacacacaccgctgagCCCCTATTGGTGGAAGAAGTGCGCACGTGTTTTTCCTAAAGAAGCCTTTCCATTTTAGaccagttcaaaaacacaaatacagcaTCTTGTGTCAAATAACCAACACCGTTTCAACTTCCACACGTTTCAATGTAGGACCAAGATTTGTCATCTGGTCAAACTTGATATTTTTTTCAGTCTTTTAATGCTGCTATATCAACATTTTTGTCCAAAGTAAAAAttgaatgtttcattttaagTCTAATTTCCAAAGAATGATGCCACATCTTGTTTGATGTTGCCCCCTACCTGCTATAAAGCATTccatatttaaagaaatgtggTTTTACTAAGCTCCATTCCATCACTAATTCATACATTTTTCTCCATTGTCGGCGAGCATTTATAGTGAACATTTTGACATGGAATTGCTTTGAGTGTCCTCTAGATGTCCCCAAAGACAAGTGAGCGTGGCAAGTTAAGAAGAATGGAGTGGAAATGAGTTTTATCTTCCAGCACGCTGACATTTTCAACTAAATACATCGACGTGAATCCCTGAACTTTGCTGCGCTGTGAACAGTTGATCTCTATTTCAAAGGAATAGCTCAGAACACACGAGTCCCATTTGTCACatctatttaatgtaaaatgttttatcaGGTCGCTACGGTCGCCACAATATGCTGAAGGACATGTTTGGTTGTGCATTTTCTATGTCATGCGCGTCAGAGTGATTAAGATCTCCAAATTGTATTAATGTCCTGTGACCTTTGCCTGATGAACTGCGTCTTGTCACAGCAAGTCAAAGCACTCGGAACTCGTCAAGAGCTTCGTTGTGAACGTTTCTGAAGGATGAGGCTGTGAGCCAAACTAAGCTCCGATATCCTAGTTTGGTGTCTTTGCCCGGGAGTTTCACCAATATTTACAGTAAAGATTTGACTTATTGACACTCTGGGGCGGTTTTCTCAAACGCTcattgtttgcatgtgtgcttAGACTTTGTCTTAAAGGTGTGAGCCGCACTTGGAAAGAAGGTGGAACTGCAATATGAAGTAAATTAGTAAGTAAATACTATCTACATATGTTCAATATACTATATAAGGAACTACTGTTTGATTATGATTTGTTTGAAATACTGAATGTTGCTCATTTTCAACAACGCAACAGTTTTTTGAAAGTGCCATGTTTCATTTACatactgtgtctttgtgttgtccAAATAACACACTCTGGTCTTGTACAACAATTACAAAAGTCTTCAACAAGAAAAATGCTCAACATGTGTTTTCGTGTCATTCATAAAATACTTTAGTATCAATATCCAAAGGTATTTTGGCTATTTACTTGCTATTTAATTATGACTAGATTAGGGGGCCAATTTACAATTAGATTGGCTCTGTACATAACAAAATAAGTAATTCATTTTAACCTGACCGATTAATTACTGTGTAGTTTTTGAAGAAGTTTTTGAACCATATGTTTTATCTCCTCAAGATGAAATCTGATACTGGAAACAAAATGTCAGACCAGCCACATCTTCAGGCCAATCAGCGGGCAGTCTTACTGGTGTTTACCGaagccccccctctcttccacggaccaatcacagccaagTCTCAAGGCACCAGCTTCCGTATTATTGACCTATAACTCTATTAAGAGGGCGGGATCTCACGAGCTCCCCGGATTCCGATTGGTTCGCTGCAGCGTATCCTTCTCTGTACCAAGCGCTGTTCCACCTAACGGGAAGCGACGACGGCAGCTTAATCTTTCAATTGGAAAAAGGGTGAACGGTGAGACGAAAACGTTAATATTTGTCTTCGGTGAGTCATGTGCAATTGACCCGTTGCCCCAGGGGGGCAAGTGGCGCGTTCTCAGTCAAAACAGCTGCGTTATTTTAAGGTATTTCCATCCCCTGTAGCGGGTGACGGGGCTTTTCCTCCTCTGTCATGAGACcgcggagcaggaggaggcatTGATGTAGCATCTCGTATGGCGACGGAGGCCTAAATAAACGGCTCTACAGTggagttagctagctagctagttacgCGTTTAGACGTCGTATATTGTTAATACATGTTGTGTAGCTGGCACGTATTCTGGTTCTTGTGGCGCCGAGTTTCATCCGGTCCGAAGTTGATCGCGTCGTCGCATATTTAATGAATATTCCGGTGTCATATTTCCCAGCGACCCGAAGAAGAAGCTGCTCAATGAAAACTGGGTCTGTGGCAAGTTAAATATGGATACGTTATTTTCCCCTTGTATTGTAAGATCTAGATGTTTTTTAATTACTCATTTAAATTTAAcagttaaaagttaaattagTCAGTGACATGACAGGATCTTTAACCCTTTCAAATGTTAGATTGTAAATTAGAATACATAGTGTGCAATACGTAAcgtaacaaataataaaaaatgaggtAGGTACGTTGTGTTTACAGAGTACACGTACTATGGACTACATGAAATATACAATAGGTACATTGTGTTTACAGAGTACACATACTATGAACTACATGGAATATACAATAggtacattgtgtttacataGTATACATACTATGAACTACATGAAATATACAATAGGTACATTGTGTTTACAGGTTGCCCATGAACTGGAGAATTgctttcactttaaaaaaaaaatatatatatatatatatatatatatatatatatatatatatatattatttaacaatctcaataataaatatttttaaaaactatttaaagTTATGCAtttgtttcagctgtttttGGAGCCTTGTTCCACAAACAAAGTTTTTAAAAGCTGCTTGAATACAAATCTACTTTATTGAAGGGTGTATAATACGGTAACGACTTGTCATCTTAAAGTACTAAAGCACAGGTGTAAATGACACAAAGATAAAATGCATGCTGGCTGACTGGACACTTGATGAAACAGGGCTGATATAAATGTGTTATCAGTAATACCTGTACTTTTCCTCCCAGGACTTGTTTTGTGAGTGTTTTTGACTGATGTTGATGTTTCCAAGCGATTCCTTGATAACAAGTTTTGTATATTCAATGTCTGCATTACCACCGTTTAAACCCGTGACCTCTTACTGGTTCCGGCTCTCTCAAAATGGACAGAAAGAACTCCTCTGCTTTCCATCGCCAGCCTCTCCGCCTCCGGCCGCGATGATCCACAGCCTGTTCCTAATCAACGCCTCCGGGGACATTTTCCTGGAGAAGCACTGGAAGAGCGTCGTCAGCCGCTCCGTGTGCGACTACTTCTTCGAGGCGCAGGAACGCGCCTCTGAGCCGGAGAACGTCCCCCCGGTGATACCCACGCCGCACCACTACCTGATCAGCGTGCTCCGCCACCGCATCTACTTCGTGGCGGTCATCCAGAGTGAGGTGCCGCCGCTTTTCGTCATCGAGTTTCTGCACAGGGTCGTCGACACCTTCCAGGTTCTGGCTGCCGTGCATTTCTTTAGCTAGTTAAAAGTTGTTTCATAATTAATATCTGATTTTAAATACCCGTATCCTAACCGTGGTTTTTGTTCGCAGGACTATTTCGGAGTGTGTACAGAGGCCGCCATTAAGGACAACGTGGTGGTGGTTTACGAACTACTGGAGGAGATGCTGGACAATGGCTTTCCGCTGGCCACAGAGTCCAACATCCTAAAAGAGCTCATAAAGCCTCCCACTATTCTCCGCACGATGGTCAACACCATCACAGGTACGGTTCATGTTCACCACGGGGCCCGTAACAAAAAAGGACACCTTAAGCATTCAGTAGTCTTCTAAAGACTCTGATCGTTAAGTCAAATAAAGATAGTGGTGTCAGATATAATGTGCGTGTGATTGAGGTGCTGGACAGATTAGACAAGTTACTGGAGTTTAGGACATAAACATAAGTTATGCATTAACATAACTTTGTAATTGTGGATAATCAATTGGGGAAGTCTCATTGCGATaaccatttttacatttttttgataCCCAATCAAGAAGATTATTAAAAGAGTCCTGCAAACTGTACAGTGTAGCATCTTTGCATTCTTTAAAGGCCCATTTCTCAAAAATCTCTTTCAGTATCAAATACATACGCAGAATGTTTGCAGTTTTACTCTTGTGACACTATATAAATGGGCTACGTATAAAAGgacttattttatttacatctgCTCTACTTCTGTTTTTCAGGCAGCACCAATGTTGGCGAACAGC
Coding sequences:
- the kat6a gene encoding histone acetyltransferase KAT6A isoform X1; protein product: MVKLANPMYTQWILEAIKKVKKQKQRPSEERICNAVSMSHSLDRKTILEQLELSVKDGTILKVTNKGLNSYKDPENPGRFALPKSKGSSSSERSGGGGGGGGGGGSGCGVGGSSSSNSSGSSSSSSGVGGGGGGGGGGGGSGGSHSHSGKRPGLDWNKLLKRALEGLHEPGGSSLKNIERFLKCQADVAGYLSSSGSLGSGLFHQHLRVALKRAVAHGRVAKQGPLFQLISRSSCLDDGTGTVSLGSLPPVRLLPHEKDRPVAEPIPICSFCLGTKEQNRDKRPEELISCADCGNSGHPSCLKFSPELTARVKALWWQCIECKTCSSCQDQGKNADNMLFCDSCDRGFHMECCDPPLTRMPKGMWICQICQPRKKGKRLLHEKAAQIKRRYNAPLGRPKNRPGRPFKKLGRRGRRKRSASANSSSSSSCEGYPGDDRLLFSMRDDGDLSQDSLRFNNKTKGLIDALTKFFTPSPEGRKARQEVVDYSQQCRIRKKASRKGEGDDRDNQEGSDWRDEDEKLPGHENLTEKDIELFRHIQELALQKVGVTGPPDPQMRCPSVIEFGKFEIQTWYSSPYPQEYSRLPKLYLCEFCLRYMKSRSILYQHMKKCNWFHPPANEIYRKEDVSVYEVDGNVSTIYCQNLCLLAKLFLDHKTLYYDVEPFLFYVLTQNDNKGCHLVGYFSKEKHCQQKYNVSCIMILPQYQRRGYGRFLIDFSYLLSKREGQPGSPEKPLSDLGRLSYMAYWRSVVLECLHDVRDRQITIRQLSKLTGICPQDITTSLHSLNMLDQRGERLVLVRREKLVSNHMTRLKARPRQLDVDPECLRWAPVIVTNTVVSDGDDDEEEEDDEPEEHIRKEIKPSHKVPAMSWHQRQGKKRDEEEDEDDEEEEERKCFLGFPMNQSSPASTPIRCPPPAPEPPRPPPPTNGERRPRGRPPKNWPWGKVKDSARVGRPPKIRPAGDEDDKGNRRTEGGKTIGSATGPPSLFSMDRRAESTTFHSLDMGRHPSIVPSRRGRPPRKKRGPNPRLMDGAGVGLAQLPMVSRLTESLPIRKSCFSESSEEEEEEDDDDEDDDERRAGSPPVLTKPALGLKCKKPLRKRHFRQRSHPHSSVVTETISETTEVLDEPFVDSDSERPMPRLEEETPLGHPLHRYPPARSAMRLSDPAPKRTRHSNLTDSEEDERTPLLKPVAAPPAAPSGTQADNLEVPVKKKKGWPKGKSRKPLHWKKRGPGRPPGSRAAADRRAQGGDPPPPKIKMKPGRKPRGWHEQRAREEAERQRLAGQQVDKGLQPLQTDDRSSKRVCRTTTDRDAKPKDSEEDDDYRPKPVEQKLPKRPRGRPPKNRALRPPPQPAPKPPPASEPEEEEEEEEEAVKAWKEDKPGRPPPRALLSPSSLSGPRPPQSRPQETDMGNREEDDDDEEREEEECGRVVSGGGTVNRRASVPPGSGSRRSEDHDADDEGDGHLEDKSNGSSSINNNNNNNSKKRKGQDSEEDDDDDDDEDEEEEEPTSRASSPPVKEEPQVGEAFLDMENSVTRDVSKQEEEEEEEEEEEEEEEAEEETTTTTQEAKCRPPSADPRQEERRRREQEESAAAAAAVETVTGPSEPMELQSLHPDDKDVTLLMEPQHPHPHSHPSQHPDFKEELGHHHPHHSHHHSNELDLETMQAVQSLTQGEAQDEEAEPQPHHGAYQDCEETLAACRTLQSYSHAGEAEDEALALVEECGASQHSSPLPNPTVPPLPSQSVRSVNSPGLPSGIMDTTAAGQRGGTPGPTGAAGSGGGTGGGYTQITPEHPSSLSAPSQQNMETSPMMDVPSVSDHSQQVVDSGFSDLGSIESTTENYDNPSSYDSTMGGGGGTGNRGGDHAGATTASSSSSSSATPSSSQSNSCSFVPAPSLTSSAGMGSCSLIQQTGPNSGPGASNVGSAVAQPPPPPPPSNTPGCGIKSPQSCVVIERPPSTNLQQQQSQKKVSQQQQAPNPPQSAQQQQQQQQQQQQQQQQQQQQQQQQQQRQQQQALSQCSMGNGFASTPMIMEIPESGGGGRHMYDRMGPDFGTGGYPQPSATFSLAKLQQLTNTIMEPHAMPYSPSASVASYATSVSLSNPGLAPSPHTSLAQGQPTMTPPNLSSGSMNLGSLQLQCNMPTANIGLGPPPHTKRLQGQMATVQSHIAIRSKATQQLAPAPHQQQLYGRSSGAVSMQGTSRTLAVQRGMMPNLMPTPASYNSMNMAPLNAMSAGYRMPQPMMNSGYHGNPPYMNQPAQYPMQMQMGMMGGQGYPQQAMQPNHHGNMMYTGPSHHSYTGVPKQSPYMSR